A single window of Bradyrhizobium daqingense DNA harbors:
- a CDS encoding mandelate racemase/muconate lactonizing enzyme family protein yields the protein MKITSIETLRTEEFSNVIWVRVHTDAGVIGLGETFYGAGAVEAQIHDTFAGRLLGRNPLHIEAIHRDMLNLPMAQSSTGVEYRAASAIDIALWDLFGKVCGQPVHQMLGGLCRDKQRIYNTCAGTQYVRSTNISPVANWNLGASKGPYEDLDGFMNHADALAESLLESGIAAMKIWPFDPAAQENKGLYITTAQMKQAIEPFEKIRKAVGDKMEIMVELHSLWNLPTAKQIARALEPYKPTWYEDPIRMNSPQALAEYARSTDVWVCASETLGSRFPYKDMLDRDAMHVVMADLCWTGGLTEGRKIAAMAETYHRPFAPHDCIGPIGFIAAIHMSFSQPNTLIQESVRAFYKGWYNELVTTMPVIKDGYVFPMEGPGLGVDLLPAVFERTDLTVRRSNA from the coding sequence GTGAAGATCACGTCGATCGAAACCCTGCGCACCGAAGAGTTCTCCAACGTCATCTGGGTGCGCGTCCACACCGATGCCGGCGTGATCGGTCTCGGCGAGACCTTCTATGGCGCGGGCGCGGTCGAAGCGCAGATCCACGACACCTTTGCCGGCCGCCTGCTCGGCCGCAATCCCCTGCACATCGAGGCCATCCATCGCGACATGCTGAACCTGCCGATGGCGCAGTCCTCCACCGGCGTCGAATATCGCGCGGCCTCCGCTATCGACATCGCGCTGTGGGACCTGTTCGGCAAGGTCTGCGGCCAGCCGGTGCACCAGATGCTCGGCGGCCTCTGCCGCGACAAGCAGCGCATCTACAACACTTGCGCCGGCACCCAGTATGTCCGCTCGACCAATATCAGCCCGGTCGCGAACTGGAATCTCGGTGCCTCCAAGGGTCCCTATGAAGACCTCGACGGCTTCATGAACCACGCCGATGCGCTTGCCGAAAGCCTGCTGGAGAGCGGCATCGCCGCGATGAAGATCTGGCCGTTCGATCCGGCGGCGCAGGAGAACAAGGGCCTCTACATCACCACTGCCCAGATGAAGCAGGCGATCGAGCCGTTCGAGAAGATCCGCAAAGCCGTCGGCGACAAGATGGAGATCATGGTCGAGCTCCACTCGCTGTGGAATCTGCCGACCGCCAAGCAGATCGCGCGCGCCCTCGAGCCCTACAAGCCGACCTGGTACGAGGACCCGATCCGGATGAACTCGCCGCAGGCACTGGCCGAATATGCCCGGTCGACCGACGTCTGGGTCTGCGCCAGCGAGACGCTGGGCTCACGCTTCCCCTACAAGGACATGCTCGACCGCGACGCCATGCATGTGGTGATGGCGGATCTGTGCTGGACCGGCGGCCTCACCGAGGGCCGCAAGATCGCGGCGATGGCCGAGACCTATCACCGCCCCTTCGCCCCGCACGATTGCATCGGCCCGATCGGCTTCATCGCCGCCATCCACATGTCGTTCAGCCAGCCCAACACCTTGATCCAGGAATCCGTGCGCGCCTTCTACAAAGGCTGGTACAATGAGCTCGTCACCACGATGCCCGTGATCAAGGACGGTTATGTCTTCCCGATGGAAGGTCCCGGCCTCGGCGTCGACCTTCTGCCCGCCGTCTTCGAGCGCACCGATCTCACCGTGCGCCGCTCCAACGCTTGA
- a CDS encoding SDR family oxidoreductase, which yields MSTALFDLSGRTALVTGSSRGLGRAIAEGMAKAGAKLIINGVDPERVEQAVAEFRAAGHQAEGAAFNVTDEPAIVAAFNDFDKKGIAVDIVVNNAGIQHRKPLVEFTTDEWRKVIETNLTSAFVIGREAAKRMIPRKHGKIINIGSLGSELARPTIAPYTAAKGGIKNLTRSMAVEWAQHGIQANAIGPGYMLTDLNEALVNNADFNNWLMGRIPSKRWGKPDELVGAAIFLASDASTYVNGQIIYVDGGMIAAM from the coding sequence ATGAGCACCGCCCTCTTCGATCTTTCCGGCCGCACTGCGCTCGTGACCGGCTCCTCCCGCGGCCTCGGCCGCGCCATCGCCGAAGGCATGGCCAAGGCCGGCGCGAAGCTGATCATCAACGGCGTCGACCCTGAGCGAGTCGAGCAGGCCGTCGCCGAGTTTCGCGCCGCCGGGCATCAGGCCGAGGGCGCCGCGTTCAACGTCACCGACGAACCCGCGATCGTCGCGGCGTTCAACGACTTCGACAAGAAGGGCATTGCCGTCGACATCGTCGTCAACAATGCCGGCATCCAGCACCGCAAGCCGCTGGTGGAATTCACCACCGACGAATGGCGCAAGGTGATCGAGACCAATCTCACCAGCGCCTTCGTGATCGGCCGCGAGGCGGCCAAGCGCATGATCCCGCGCAAGCACGGCAAGATCATCAATATCGGCTCGCTCGGCAGCGAGCTTGCCCGCCCGACCATTGCGCCCTACACGGCGGCCAAGGGCGGCATCAAGAACCTGACACGCTCGATGGCGGTGGAATGGGCCCAGCACGGCATCCAGGCCAATGCGATCGGCCCCGGCTACATGCTCACCGACCTGAACGAGGCGCTGGTCAACAACGCCGATTTCAACAATTGGCTGATGGGCCGCATCCCCTCCAAGCGCTGGGGCAAGCCGGACGAATTGGTCGGCGCCGCGATCTTCCTGGCGTCCGACGCCTCCACTTACGTCAACGGTCAGATCATCTATGTCGATGGCGGCATGATCGCCGCGATGTGA
- a CDS encoding L-idonate 5-dehydrogenase produces the protein MRAVVIHAPKDLRIDSYPDAAPAPGEVRVKIANGGICGSDLHYYHHGGFGVVRIQQPMALGHEIAGVVADVGDGVTSVRPGTRVAVNPSRPCGQCLHCQEGMRNQCLDMRFLGSAMRFPHVQGGFREFITVDATQAVPIADKLSLAEAAVAEPLAVCLHAGKQAGPLLGKRVLITGCGPIGALMILVSRFGGASEIVVTDVAEAPLAVARKLGATHAINVAANAAALDPWRTGKGVFDTLFEASGNQVALRTALDVLRPGATLVQLGLGGDMTLPINTIVAKELQLRGTFRFDPEFELAVRLMGEGLIDVKPLITATMPFENAVAAFELASDRSQSMKVQLTF, from the coding sequence ATGCGCGCCGTCGTCATCCATGCACCGAAAGATTTGCGGATCGATAGCTATCCGGATGCGGCTCCCGCGCCGGGCGAGGTCCGCGTCAAAATCGCCAATGGCGGCATCTGCGGCTCCGACCTGCACTATTACCACCATGGCGGCTTCGGCGTCGTCCGCATCCAGCAGCCGATGGCGCTGGGCCATGAGATCGCCGGCGTGGTCGCCGACGTCGGTGATGGCGTCACCAGCGTGAGGCCGGGCACGCGCGTTGCGGTCAATCCGAGCAGGCCGTGCGGCCAGTGCCTGCATTGCCAGGAGGGCATGCGCAATCAGTGCCTCGACATGCGCTTCCTCGGCAGCGCAATGCGCTTCCCCCATGTTCAGGGCGGCTTTCGCGAATTCATCACGGTCGATGCGACGCAGGCCGTGCCGATCGCGGACAAGCTGTCGCTGGCCGAAGCCGCGGTCGCCGAACCGCTGGCGGTGTGCCTGCATGCGGGCAAGCAGGCCGGGCCCCTGCTCGGCAAGCGCGTGTTGATCACCGGCTGCGGCCCGATCGGCGCGCTGATGATCCTGGTCTCGCGCTTCGGCGGCGCATCGGAGATCGTGGTGACCGATGTCGCCGAGGCGCCCCTCGCGGTCGCCAGAAAGCTCGGGGCGACGCACGCCATCAACGTCGCGGCCAACGCCGCCGCGCTCGATCCCTGGCGCACCGGCAAGGGCGTGTTCGACACGTTGTTCGAAGCCTCGGGCAATCAGGTCGCCCTGCGCACCGCGCTCGATGTGCTCAGGCCCGGCGCCACGCTGGTGCAGCTCGGCCTCGGCGGCGACATGACGTTGCCGATCAACACCATTGTCGCCAAGGAATTGCAGCTCCGCGGCACCTTCCGCTTCGATCCCGAGTTCGAGCTGGCGGTGCGGCTGATGGGCGAAGGCCTGATCGACGTCAAGCCGCTGATCACGGCGACCATGCCGTTCGAGAACGCGGTCGCCGCGTTCGAGCTCGCCAGCGACCGCTCGCAGTCGATGAAGGTGCAGCTCACTTTCTAG
- a CDS encoding DUF3280 domain-containing protein codes for MHRSRLILSALLLFVLSHLPVHAQALIGVALDDFSYTDTSGEPTNQTAAHERRLAAFMAALRRDIGEAGRYRLVPSAQDGAAFKIIGGIQKTSTLVQWAKVAVIDVSAKQLVMDKLYSFRGDSDEAWERAEIFLSREIMAALGTQAPVALAVFDFELEDVTAASAGASAASDASHLAEVTGGVREALGQSGHYRIVDVGEAAAKAGALRDCGGCEAVIAQKLGADQSLIGVVRRVSRTEYTIGFQLRDARTGMVLARGDSGLRLGADYSWKRGAVRLVQERLIESLQATDARK; via the coding sequence ATGCATCGCTCCCGGCTGATTCTTTCTGCCCTTCTCCTCTTTGTCCTGTCTCATTTGCCGGTCCACGCCCAGGCCCTCATTGGCGTTGCCTTGGACGATTTCAGCTATACCGACACGTCGGGTGAGCCGACCAATCAGACCGCTGCCCATGAGCGGCGGCTGGCGGCGTTCATGGCCGCGCTCCGACGGGATATCGGCGAGGCTGGGCGCTATCGGCTGGTGCCGTCGGCCCAGGACGGTGCGGCGTTCAAGATCATCGGTGGCATCCAGAAGACGAGCACGCTGGTGCAATGGGCCAAGGTCGCCGTGATCGACGTCAGCGCCAAGCAGCTCGTGATGGACAAGCTCTACTCCTTCCGCGGCGACAGTGACGAAGCATGGGAGCGCGCCGAGATATTCCTGTCCCGCGAGATCATGGCCGCGCTCGGCACGCAGGCGCCGGTTGCGCTCGCCGTGTTCGACTTCGAGCTCGAGGACGTGACGGCCGCCTCGGCGGGCGCGTCAGCCGCGTCCGACGCGTCACATCTCGCCGAGGTCACCGGCGGGGTGCGCGAGGCGCTCGGCCAATCCGGCCATTACCGGATCGTCGACGTCGGCGAAGCGGCGGCGAAGGCGGGGGCCTTGCGGGATTGCGGCGGCTGCGAGGCCGTCATTGCGCAGAAACTCGGCGCCGACCAGTCGTTGATCGGGGTGGTGCGCCGGGTCAGCCGCACCGAATACACCATCGGCTTCCAGCTTCGCGATGCCAGGACCGGCATGGTGCTGGCGCGCGGCGACAGCGGCTTGCGCCTCGGCGCCGACTATTCCTGGAAACGCGGTGCCGTGCGGCTGGTCCAGGAGCGGCTGATTGAGAGCCTGCAGGCCACCGACGCTAGAAAGTGA
- a CDS encoding sensor histidine kinase: MWNRPRFDLKVRLTLLVAGISAACFAAISAYFLIAADRAAHARIDGIAAIVAKSLELQQGKVQWGTNPRSDFPNLDPVSAYVMTPGLCLGFRGASGDMLQRFCSGAPAPASPPPQLFTAFYRSLFDPGREATRPVIVRSAKLGETVVTVDPAVQTAEAWHEAGRLMIALAIALPLLCALVYAALARALRPTRMIGDGLERIAAGDLTTRLPPFDLAELSAIRDVFNHLAESLDLALAERNELTRKLIALQDEERRHLARELHDEFGQSLAAIRALAASTRQTAAQDCPDLLGECDGIARTATGMMETLRGALFRLRPPDVDELGLVASLEGLVSGWNGRSRGQPRFEIRFEGAFDSVPASVSANLYRIVQEALTNAAKHAGATKVSLHLTLADSEIALAIEDDGRPNDAAAKSGMGLLGMRERVAALRGRLSFESGPHGSALRAFIPLAAADRPALDHAA, encoded by the coding sequence ATGTGGAACCGCCCGAGGTTCGATCTCAAGGTCCGTCTGACGTTGCTGGTGGCGGGGATATCGGCCGCCTGCTTTGCGGCGATCTCCGCCTATTTCCTGATTGCAGCTGACCGCGCCGCGCATGCGCGCATCGACGGTATCGCAGCCATCGTGGCGAAGTCGCTGGAGCTTCAACAGGGCAAGGTGCAATGGGGGACCAACCCGCGCTCGGATTTCCCCAACCTCGATCCCGTGTCGGCCTACGTCATGACGCCCGGCCTGTGTCTTGGCTTCCGTGGCGCGAGCGGCGACATGCTCCAGCGTTTCTGTAGCGGCGCGCCGGCTCCGGCGAGCCCGCCGCCGCAGCTTTTTACCGCCTTCTATCGCAGCCTGTTCGACCCCGGCCGCGAGGCGACGCGGCCCGTGATCGTGCGCAGCGCCAAGCTCGGCGAGACCGTGGTCACTGTCGATCCGGCCGTGCAGACGGCGGAGGCCTGGCACGAGGCTGGCCGCCTGATGATCGCGCTTGCGATCGCGCTGCCGCTGCTCTGCGCGCTGGTCTATGCCGCGCTCGCCCGCGCGCTGCGCCCCACCCGCATGATCGGCGACGGCCTCGAGCGCATCGCCGCCGGCGACCTCACGACGCGGCTGCCGCCGTTCGATCTCGCCGAGCTCTCGGCCATCCGCGACGTCTTCAACCACCTCGCCGAAAGTCTCGACCTCGCGCTTGCCGAACGCAACGAGCTGACGCGGAAATTGATCGCGCTCCAGGACGAGGAGCGCCGCCATCTGGCGCGCGAGCTGCATGACGAGTTCGGCCAGTCGCTTGCCGCCATCCGCGCGCTCGCCGCCTCCACCCGCCAGACCGCGGCTCAGGACTGCCCCGACCTGCTGGGAGAGTGCGACGGCATCGCCCGCACCGCGACCGGCATGATGGAGACGCTACGCGGCGCGCTGTTCCGGCTGCGGCCGCCCGATGTCGATGAGCTCGGCCTCGTCGCGAGCCTCGAAGGCCTGGTATCGGGGTGGAACGGCCGCAGCCGCGGCCAGCCCCGCTTCGAGATCCGGTTCGAAGGCGCCTTCGACAGCGTGCCTGCCTCCGTCAGCGCCAATCTCTATCGCATCGTGCAGGAGGCGCTCACCAACGCCGCCAAGCACGCCGGCGCCACGAAGGTCAGCCTGCATCTGACCCTGGCCGACAGCGAGATCGCGCTCGCGATCGAGGACGACGGCCGGCCGAACGATGCCGCGGCTAAATCCGGCATGGGCCTGCTCGGCATGCGCGAGCGCGTCGCCGCGCTTCGGGGCCGGCTGAGCTTCGAGTCCGGCCCCCATGGTTCGGCGCTGCGCGCATTCATTCCGCTCGCAGCCGCCGATCGGCCTGCGCTGGACCACGCGGCATGA
- a CDS encoding response regulator, giving the protein MSGTEATILLVDDHSVVREGYRSVLQKQPGLRVVAEAADGAEAYRLYKSEAPDLVIMDLSMPGIGGIEAVRRIRQWDKAARILVFTMHENAGFAVQAIRAGARGYVTKTSPPETLVRAVKDVLAGKIAISPDIDHELALSRISGESSAADVLTPREFEVLRLLLAENTTEEIAETLHVSPKTVANLHSLIKDKLGVGSDIELVRLALRQGILTEVDLGET; this is encoded by the coding sequence ATGAGCGGGACCGAGGCGACCATCCTGCTGGTCGACGACCATTCCGTCGTTCGCGAGGGCTATCGCTCCGTGCTCCAGAAGCAGCCGGGACTGCGCGTCGTCGCCGAGGCCGCCGACGGCGCGGAGGCCTATCGCCTGTACAAATCCGAGGCGCCCGATCTCGTCATCATGGACCTCAGCATGCCCGGCATCGGCGGCATCGAGGCCGTCAGGCGCATCAGGCAATGGGACAAGGCCGCGCGGATCCTGGTCTTCACCATGCACGAGAATGCCGGCTTTGCGGTGCAGGCGATCCGCGCCGGTGCGCGGGGTTACGTCACCAAGACCAGCCCGCCCGAGACGCTGGTGCGCGCGGTGAAGGACGTGCTCGCCGGCAAGATCGCCATCAGCCCCGACATCGACCATGAGCTTGCGCTCAGCCGCATCAGCGGCGAGAGCTCGGCCGCCGACGTCCTGACGCCGCGCGAATTCGAGGTGCTGCGGCTGCTGCTCGCCGAGAACACGACGGAGGAGATCGCCGAGACGCTCCACGTCAGCCCGAAGACGGTGGCGAACCTGCACTCGCTGATCAAGGACAAGCTCGGCGTCGGCTCCGACATCGAACTGGTCCGGCTGGCGCTGCGCCAGGGCATCCTGACGGAGGTAGACCTCGGCGAGACCTGA
- a CDS encoding VOC family protein: protein MEITALGYIGINSSQIDQWSRMATGLLGMQQVDRGGKMRAFRMDDRKQRLIVDGSSDAGLAVMGWEVSSTAGLDRLAGRLESHGVKVARASRALADERHVTELITFADPAGNRLEAFCKPELASEPFRPGRPISGFRTGALGMGHVVLNVEDVEALLPFYRDVLGFHVSDFGLKPYGLYFFHVNGRHHSFAMVGSGRKALHHFMVELGSLDDVGQGYDLAQLDEGRIAYTLGRHTNDHMTSFYVNTPSGFFIEYGWGGRVIDPESWQPHETFDGPSLWGHERLHMPEEQRKRLRDMRLDAAARGVRVADPHVPPLNCAWLDSVVARE from the coding sequence ATGGAAATCACCGCGCTCGGCTATATCGGGATCAACTCATCTCAGATCGACCAGTGGAGCCGGATGGCCACCGGGCTGCTCGGCATGCAGCAGGTCGATCGCGGCGGCAAGATGCGGGCCTTCCGTATGGACGATCGCAAGCAGCGGTTGATCGTCGACGGCAGCAGCGATGCCGGTCTCGCGGTGATGGGGTGGGAAGTTTCCTCAACCGCCGGGCTCGATCGATTGGCCGGGCGCCTGGAAAGTCATGGCGTGAAGGTCGCGCGAGCCTCGCGCGCGCTCGCGGATGAGCGGCATGTGACCGAACTGATCACGTTTGCCGATCCCGCCGGCAACCGGCTTGAAGCTTTTTGCAAGCCGGAGCTCGCAAGCGAGCCCTTCAGGCCCGGCAGGCCGATCTCGGGTTTTCGCACCGGTGCGCTGGGCATGGGGCATGTCGTGCTCAATGTCGAGGACGTCGAGGCGCTGCTGCCATTCTATCGCGATGTGCTTGGCTTCCACGTCTCCGATTTCGGCCTCAAGCCCTACGGGCTGTATTTCTTCCACGTCAATGGCCGTCACCATTCCTTCGCAATGGTTGGTTCCGGCCGGAAGGCGTTGCATCATTTCATGGTTGAACTCGGCAGCCTCGATGATGTCGGACAGGGCTACGACCTCGCGCAGTTGGACGAGGGGCGCATCGCTTATACGTTGGGCCGGCATACCAACGATCACATGACCTCGTTCTATGTGAATACCCCTTCCGGCTTCTTCATCGAATATGGCTGGGGCGGGCGCGTGATCGATCCGGAGAGCTGGCAGCCGCACGAGACCTTCGATGGGCCTTCGCTGTGGGGCCACGAACGACTCCATATGCCGGAAGAGCAGCGCAAACGCCTGCGCGACATGCGGCTCGATGCGGCCGCGCGCGGCGTCCGCGTCGCCGATCCGCACGTGCCGCCGCTGAACTGCGCCTGGCTGGACTCGGTCGTTGCGCGCGAGTGA
- a CDS encoding DNA-binding transcriptional regulator — protein MSKERTRNGQPRQSEGVRAFKRGLDVLQEVNRSGGIRAGDVARALDLPRPTVYRLLETLEELGYVARSASDDRFRVTRLALSLGDGYDPGVVICQAAAPYLAELNKTLVWPVDLSTYENAAMVVQETTHSRSPLSIDRGMIGKRLPMLRTSAGRAYLAACPARERDLIVGHLRRIDEADDRPFLDQSYLDQMIAETQSRGYAIRSEGEYNPKTASIAVPIIRDEVVFGCISIIWIRSALSRDEAVAAFVAPLRATAAAISIDS, from the coding sequence GTGTCCAAGGAGCGGACGCGGAACGGACAGCCGCGGCAATCGGAGGGCGTCCGCGCCTTCAAGCGCGGGCTGGATGTGCTGCAGGAGGTCAACCGCTCCGGCGGCATCCGCGCTGGCGATGTCGCCCGCGCGCTCGACCTGCCCCGCCCGACCGTCTACCGCCTGCTCGAGACGCTGGAGGAACTCGGCTATGTCGCCCGTAGCGCGAGCGACGATCGTTTTCGCGTGACCCGGCTCGCGCTGAGCCTCGGCGATGGCTACGATCCCGGCGTGGTGATCTGCCAGGCGGCCGCACCTTATCTCGCCGAACTCAACAAGACCCTGGTCTGGCCGGTCGATCTCTCGACCTACGAGAACGCGGCGATGGTAGTGCAGGAAACCACGCATTCCCGCAGCCCACTGTCGATCGACCGCGGCATGATCGGCAAGCGCCTGCCGATGCTGCGAACGTCGGCGGGCCGCGCCTATCTCGCCGCCTGTCCCGCGCGCGAACGTGACCTCATCGTCGGCCATCTCCGCCGCATCGACGAGGCCGACGACCGCCCCTTTCTCGACCAAAGCTACCTCGATCAGATGATTGCCGAGACGCAGTCGCGCGGCTACGCCATCCGCAGCGAAGGTGAGTACAATCCCAAGACGGCCTCGATCGCCGTTCCGATCATCCGCGATGAAGTTGTGTTCGGCTGCATCTCGATCATCTGGATACGGTCAGCGCTTTCACGCGACGAAGCTGTCGCGGCGTTCGTCGCACCGCTGCGCGCAACGGCGGCCGCCATCTCGATCGACTCCTAG
- a CDS encoding TetR/AcrR family transcriptional regulator, translating to MAKAKRKSTVPSRPRGRRSKDMPAGREALLVAATHAFACHGFDGADLRSVAAAANVSANLVRVHFGNKAALWEACLDRVVAIGLPAMAGVQEIACDSERPLSERLCGVISEIAAFYAAHPDVRDFVVRHAAEVPERAVLVSDRLLRPAYATVRELFSAGIEAGIVRSRHPALFFALLNAALNQPPAFPMLLNRIAPEIDPETSRDLLVETTIATFLHLPR from the coding sequence ATGGCGAAAGCCAAAAGGAAGAGCACTGTGCCGTCGCGCCCGCGAGGGCGCCGTAGCAAGGATATGCCGGCTGGCCGCGAGGCGCTCTTGGTGGCAGCCACTCATGCGTTTGCCTGCCATGGTTTCGATGGCGCCGATCTGCGCAGCGTTGCCGCGGCTGCCAATGTCAGCGCCAATCTTGTTCGCGTGCATTTCGGCAACAAAGCTGCGCTCTGGGAGGCTTGCCTGGATCGAGTCGTTGCGATTGGGCTTCCGGCCATGGCCGGCGTCCAGGAGATCGCTTGCGATTCCGAGCGCCCGCTGAGTGAGCGGCTTTGCGGCGTGATCTCCGAGATCGCCGCCTTCTATGCTGCGCATCCGGACGTCAGGGATTTCGTCGTTCGGCACGCCGCGGAAGTGCCGGAGCGGGCCGTGCTGGTGTCGGATCGACTTCTGCGTCCGGCCTACGCGACGGTTCGTGAGCTTTTCTCCGCCGGTATTGAAGCAGGCATCGTTCGCAGCCGCCATCCCGCGCTGTTTTTTGCGCTTCTCAACGCTGCGCTGAATCAGCCGCCGGCCTTTCCGATGCTGCTGAATCGGATTGCTCCCGAGATCGACCCGGAAACTTCGCGCGATCTGCTCGTAGAGACGACGATTGCGACGTTCCTTCACCTTCCACGATGA
- a CDS encoding bifunctional 3-(3-hydroxy-phenyl)propionate/3-hydroxycinnamic acid hydroxylase encodes MQDKLALEEFDVVIVGRGPVGATLANLLGVCGVRTLVLEREAQTYHLPRAVHFDDECMRVFQSIGLADAILPHVILSPGMHFLDADGKMLLDWSRPQTLTPMGWNLSYRFHQPDLEDVLISGLARWPHVTLRSRCDVFALDQDEAGARVRYEDLSNGKLTEVGASYVVGCDGARSLVRRLIGSGMDDLGFHERWLVIDVLLKRNRDDLGDYSLQHCDPRRPATYVRGTGTRRRWEITVLRDEDSNEIAQPTKVWELLSRWITPDDAKLERAAVYTFHSVIAQRWRNDRLLIAGDSAHQTPPFLGQGMCAGIRDAANLAWKVGAVIRGGANAELLDTYQSERQPHVREFIELAIRLGGVINTKAIEAGLAAGQERQNAPVKLEVKKPLLGPGLALGDLPLAGHLAPQFTLADSRPSDDETGYSHVLLVESAATLPSSASLSQAGVKVLTAGDAEGIGPWLREHGITAALVRPDRYVRGTARNDAELDRLITVITPPAYVPSAA; translated from the coding sequence ATGCAAGATAAATTAGCGCTCGAAGAGTTTGACGTCGTGATCGTCGGCCGCGGCCCGGTTGGCGCCACTCTGGCCAATCTGCTCGGCGTCTGCGGCGTGCGGACGCTGGTGCTGGAGCGCGAGGCACAGACCTATCATCTGCCGCGCGCGGTGCATTTCGACGACGAATGCATGCGCGTGTTCCAGTCCATCGGCCTTGCCGATGCGATCCTGCCGCATGTCATTCTCAGCCCCGGAATGCACTTTCTGGATGCTGACGGCAAGATGCTGCTGGATTGGTCGCGGCCGCAGACGCTGACACCGATGGGCTGGAATCTCAGCTACCGCTTCCACCAGCCTGATCTGGAGGACGTGCTGATCAGCGGCCTCGCCCGCTGGCCGCATGTCACATTGCGCAGCCGTTGCGACGTGTTCGCGCTGGATCAGGACGAGGCCGGCGCGCGCGTCCGCTACGAGGACCTTTCCAACGGAAAGCTCACCGAGGTCGGCGCCAGCTACGTCGTCGGCTGCGACGGCGCGCGTTCTCTCGTTCGCCGCCTCATCGGCTCCGGCATGGACGATCTCGGTTTTCACGAGCGCTGGCTGGTGATTGACGTGCTGCTCAAGCGGAACCGCGACGACCTCGGCGACTACAGCCTTCAGCATTGCGATCCACGCCGGCCGGCCACCTATGTCCGCGGCACCGGCACGAGACGGCGCTGGGAGATCACGGTCCTCAGGGACGAGGATTCGAACGAAATCGCGCAGCCGACAAAGGTCTGGGAGCTGCTGTCTCGCTGGATCACGCCCGACGACGCCAAGCTCGAGCGCGCCGCGGTCTATACGTTTCATTCCGTCATCGCACAGCGATGGCGCAATGATCGACTGCTAATCGCCGGAGACTCCGCGCACCAGACCCCGCCTTTCCTCGGCCAGGGCATGTGCGCCGGCATCCGCGACGCCGCCAATCTTGCCTGGAAGGTCGGCGCGGTCATTCGAGGCGGTGCCAACGCGGAATTGCTCGATACCTATCAAAGTGAGCGCCAGCCGCATGTGCGCGAATTCATCGAACTGGCGATCCGTCTGGGCGGCGTCATCAACACCAAGGCGATCGAAGCAGGCCTGGCTGCAGGTCAAGAGCGCCAGAATGCACCAGTCAAGCTCGAAGTGAAGAAGCCCTTGCTCGGCCCGGGACTCGCGCTGGGCGATCTGCCTCTCGCCGGACATCTCGCACCGCAATTCACCTTGGCCGACAGCCGCCCTAGCGACGATGAGACCGGCTACAGCCATGTCCTGCTCGTAGAGAGCGCGGCCACACTCCCCTCGAGCGCCTCACTTTCACAGGCTGGGGTCAAAGTCCTGACGGCCGGCGATGCTGAAGGCATCGGCCCCTGGCTTCGCGAGCACGGTATCACCGCCGCGCTCGTGCGCCCCGACCGCTACGTCCGCGGGACCGCCCGCAACGATGCCGAACTCGACCGGCTCATCACCGTCATCACGCCTCCAGCCTACGTGCCGTCCGCGGCCTGA